In Desulfovibrio sp. 86, the following proteins share a genomic window:
- a CDS encoding c-type cytochrome: protein MTRYLRHGILMLAAILLVAGVQTVVAQDAAQKKGAELYASLCESCHTPTPAKMMGKPVEALTAGMDKVKNMSSPSGPLLKMQQNLKTLNAEQINDIAVYINQLKP from the coding sequence ATGACCAGATATTTGCGACACGGAATTCTCATGCTGGCGGCAATCCTGCTTGTGGCTGGCGTGCAAACGGTTGTGGCCCAGGACGCCGCACAGAAAAAAGGCGCGGAACTGTACGCCAGCCTGTGCGAATCCTGTCACACCCCCACCCCTGCCAAGATGATGGGCAAACCTGTGGAAGCCCTGACGGCTGGTATGGATAAAGTCAAAAATATGAGCTCGCCCTCAGGCCCCCTGCTGAAAATGCAACAGAACCTGAAGACGTTGAACGCGGAGCAGATAAACGACATCGCCGTGTACATCAATCAGCTTAAGCCATAA